In Canis aureus isolate CA01 chromosome 25, VMU_Caureus_v.1.0, whole genome shotgun sequence, the genomic window CACAGACCCGTGGGGTCCCCCACCCGCACCGCGGGCCTCGCTCTCCACCGCACCGCACCCCTGCCCTTCGCACGTCGTGCGCGCgcgtgtggttttgtttttacaaatcgAAGGtacaagacttcagtggaggaagtagcCGCAGCTGTGGGGGAAACAGCGGAActgtttggaggtggggcctgcAGATGGGACGGGGTCCCTGCGTCTCGGGATAAAACCGGGACAAACGAGTTGCTTCTTACAGATGAGCAGAGTTTGGTGTCCGGAGGTGGGGTCTCCGAGTGCAGGTGCCGTGAAGACTAGAAATGATGAAGTAGAAACTACTCCAGGGGCGCCGGCCGGCTCCGACAGAGGAGCGGGCGACTGCTGATCTGCCAGCTGGGAGTTCCAGCCCCACGCCGGGTGTAGAGACGACTTACAActaaatcttaccaaaaaaaccaaaaacaacaacaatactacagacaataaagaaaattttggaaattctGCAGGTAAAAAGCCGTCACATAGCATCGCACACTCCAGAGAAACGGCCCGGGACAGGAAGAGCCAATCCCCGCTGCCAACTTCATGGTCAGTTTTAAGGAACTGCGCAGCCCGGTGGTTGGGCCCGAGCACCCCTGGGGCAGGGCCCCGCCAGCAGCGCGATGACAACCGCAGGTTGCTGGGTGGCTCGGGCGGTGGAGCGCGGGGCCCTTGGTCTTAGGATCCTGGGTTCCGGCCCCACGGTGGGTGCGGggcttactttattttttttttaaatttttatttatttatgatagtcacagagagagagagaggcagagacacaggcagagggagaagcaggctccatgcagggagcccgacgtgggactcgatcccgggtctccaggatcgtgccctgggccagaggcaggcgccaaactgctgagccacccagggatcccggggcttactttaaaaacaaaaaacaaaacaaaaacatttttaaatattttatttctttattcatgagagacccagagagaggctgagacccgggcagaggaagaagcagactccctgcaggcagcccgacgctggactcgatctcacgaccccagggttatgccctgagccgaaggcagacgcacaaccgctgagccccccagggatccccccccccgccaaaattTTTTGATTACAACTCACTAAAAGCTCAGGTGGtaggacgcctggggggctcagcggttgagcgcccgccacaggccgtgatcccagttccagggagcctccttctccctccgcctgtgtctcggcctctctctgggtcccatgaataaagaaataaaatctttaaaaagtaaaataaaagctcgggtgatggttagcatttttaagCAATATTTCAAAATCTAGGTGTGCACATTTTCTTCAGCTAGAAAGCTGCGGTGCGCTTCACGGCCGGTGCGGCGCAAGCGTGACTCCCGGGCCCGGAGCGCAGGCTCACCGGGTCCCTGCGGTACAGCGTCTTGCGGTCGTCGGGGGGAGCCGGCCCGGGCCTGGGCCTGCAGCTACGGGGAGAGACGCGTCCCCTCCGACCTGGGCGTGGGGGCTCGGCTGGACCTGAGCCCGGCGACTCGAGCCCCCTCGGGCCGCTCGTCCTTGACCGCAGGGGCCGGGATGCGCACACCCGCAGCGCCCTGTGCCTCCGAGTCGCTGACCGGTCACCGCCTCCTGGCGACAGGCCTAGTGGCCTCGTTTGCGGCGCACCGAGGTGCAGGCGGGTGCCCCCCGCGGAGCCCCGCGCCTCAGGTGAGAACAGAGAAGGGCCGGGCTTGCGCCCCCCAAAGCTCCGTGGGAGCCGCGAGCGCGCCGTGATGTCGCCAGACGGGGCCTCAGGCGCtcggggcgcggcgcggcgacGCCAGGCGGGAGTCGGGTGGGAGGCGACGCTGGCGCGGGCGGCCGACCGCGAGGGCCTGGCTTTTCCCTGAAAGGGCGGGGTCCCGTCACCCGCCCTAAGGTCGCCCCTCGACCCGGCCTCCGGTCCCGTCACCTCGGGGAGCGGCCGCGGGCGCCAGTGCACAGCTGTGGCCACCGGGGGGCAGCAGCGCTTCGCTGCCGGCGGCTCGGGAGCGGGGACGCAGCGGCCCCGCCTCAGAGCGGCGACCGCCACCCGCCCGCGGCCGCCCTCCCGGCGAGCCCGTCCGCGCCCCCCGAGCCGGGAGAGCAGGGCGCGCCCCGAGCTCCGCGCCCGCCGAGGGACGGGGTCCCCCGCAGGCCCCCAGGCCGGGCTCTGAGCGAGCCCGCGGCGGGCGACGCCGCTTGGCCCCGCCGACGGGCTTAGGCATCGAACAGTCGAACCGCAGGCTtcgggccgggccggcggggaggggggggcgggggccggcagGTGTAAGAGGCGGCGCGGGCGGCGTGGACGGGGCCGGGACCCGGGCCGCGCTGCTGCCGCCGTCGGGGCCCTCGCGGGGAGTTAGGGGCCGCGTCCTGGGGCCGCTCCTCTGGGATTCGCCGCCGCCTCTGCCCCCCCCCGCAGgaggccccgcgccccgggcagGGTGGGGGCTCCGGGAGCGGCGGGCGGCCGAGCCCGAGCCGGGAGGGGCCGGCTCCCCATTCTCGAGCCTGGCCGCCCCTCAGCGCTTCGGGAACAAGTGACGTCATCCCTCCATATGTTTGCACGCGGGGCTCACGACGAAAAGTGccctgtccccccccccgcccccccaataAACCTGCCTGCCTCCTGAATGCACGTCTGTGTGAGGCTCGAAAGGCGGGGAGTCCCCAGGGCAAGCAGCACTGCCCCCTCTGTCGCCACCAAAGCGGCTCAGCAGGGCCACGGCCGCGGGGTCCTGGAGGTCACTGCACCCGGCCTCGGCCACCAGGAGGGCCAGCGAGGGGACACGTGGGGAATAAGGGGGGAAGCCCAGGGAGGGCAGCCGGTGCCAACCCCTCCGCCCCCGCGCTGGGCCGCACCGGGAAGAACCACTCGGCAGAAGCCCAGAGGCAGTGGGTTTATTCTGGGCTCCAGGGGACCCCCCACCTCATTCCCACCCGCCACTGGACAGGGGCGGATCTCCGGCCAGCGAGGCCCCGTGGGCCCTGGCTCCCGGCAGGCAGGCAGTCTGTGTCAGAGGTGGAGGCCGGGGGGAGCCGGGGTGCGCAGAGAGGCCAGGGGGCTCTACTTGCTGCCCGCCATGATCTTGAGGTACTGCAGGGCGCGCCGAGCAGCCTCCCCACGGGCCGCCTCCCGGGTCGTCGCGGAGCCGTGACACACGGTGGCCGGCTGCGTGGACAGCTCCACCAGGCACTGGCACAGCCCGCTCAGGCTCAACTCCTCTGGGGGCGGAGAGAGGACGGAGGCGCGTGGGCCGGAGGGCAGTGCGGGCGGGGCGCCACCCGGTCGCCAGGCCTCCCCAGGACCGAGGCCCACACAGGCCCACTCGGGCCAGGCCCCgccagcccctgcctccccggccctaCCGATATCCAGGTAGCTGACGTGGAAGGCCTGCTCCTCGGACAGCTCGCTGAGGACACTGCAgcaggcagggcccagggcacCCAAGGCGCCCAGGGAGCAGCTGCGCAGGGACAGGATCTTCTCTCCCACGGAATTTCGCAGAGAATCCCAGGTGCAGCCCGGGCCCCGGTTCCGAAGTCCATCGAGGCGGGAGCCCACACCCTGACGAGGCGGGCAGGTGAGAAAGGTGCGGCCTCGGGCTGAGACCCGGCGTGGAACAGACGCCCGACGCCCCGGAGAGAAAGCCCGCGGGTGAACGCCTGgccagcctgcctccccctcGCCGCCCGCTAACCGGTGGCCGGGGCCCCGCAGCCTTCCTCACTCTCCGCCCAGCGCGCCCAGCAGCCCCGAGCCAGGGGCCAAGCAGGAGCACGGACAGGGGCCCCCGCGGCGGCTCATCCGCGTGCCGGGCCCAGGCCCCCAGCGGCCGCCCGGCCCCACAGGCCACTCACGATGGAGAAGTGATCGTCATCGGGCTCTGCCTCGGTGCCATCCCGGGCATCCAGGGGCACCGTGTGCACCCGAAGCAGCATCTTGGCCGCCGCGTTCCGCTTCGCCAGCTTTTTGGAAGTGCCGCTGCCTGCGTGGGGGAGAGGCTGCTGCACTGGGCTTCCCGGGCTCTCCACCCAGCTCAGGGCCTTGGGCGGGGCCCCCTCGCGGGACGTGCACTGGAAAGAGCCCTCAGGCGCTGCCACGGCCCCGGGCCCTGGGCAGCAGGAAGGGGGGTAGCAGAGGGGCTAGGAGCTGCCCGCGCTCCCGTCTGCCCAGTTACCGATCTCAATGAAACGCTCCACGCGACAGGTCATGGTAAACTCTTTGCGGTGCGCCGGCCCGGACTCCTGGGTCACCGTGTACTCAGGCAACCGCCAGCCCTTCTGCACCACCAGCTCCTTGGGAGGGAGGAACGGGGGCGCACGAGGCTGAGTGAGGACAGACCCccgggccccctccctccctcccgccctaGGGGAATCAAGGGGGTGGGAAAAGCCCTCCGAACGGGTAAGAGCCCCACACAACTGCCCTGGCGGCCCCGGGTTCAAGGACAGACAGGCATGCACAGGACGGAGGCCGGGGGCACACCTGCAGGGCGCCAACAGGATTGCACTCAGACTGCTGAGGGGAGACGGGGGGCTGCGCCTCCATGGGGGGGCTCCTGAAGGAGGAAGGGCCGGGCCGAAGTCCATGGGGCTGTCCCTTCTGCGGTGCCCAGAGTCCCACGCCCTGCGCCGGTGTCCCCGCTCCCATCTCCCTGGTCCCCGCCAGGCGGGCAGCTGTCCATGCAAACACCcagcctgcttcctcccttccccacccaggTGAGGTCtcctccagggcccaggcccATTTGGACTTTCTGGAACACCGGACCGTCGCCTTGCCAGGACAGTGGGAGGGGGGCTGTATATCCAGTCCCTGGAGGCACCTGATGGGAGGCACAC contains:
- the TARBP2 gene encoding RISC-loading complex subunit TARBP2 isoform X1, with protein sequence MLAANPGKTPISLLQEYGTRIGKTPVYDLLKAEGQAHQPNFTFRVTVGDTSCTGQGPSKKAAKHKAAEVALKHLKGGSMLEPALEDSSSFSPLDSSLPEDIPVFTAAAAATPVPSAVPTRSPPMEAQPPVSPQQSECNPVGALQELVVQKGWRLPEYTVTQESGPAHRKEFTMTCRVERFIEIGSGTSKKLAKRNAAAKMLLRVHTVPLDARDGTEAEPDDDHFSIGVGSRLDGLRNRGPGCTWDSLRNSVGEKILSLRSCSLGALGALGPACCSVLSELSEEQAFHVSYLDIEELSLSGLCQCLVELSTQPATVCHGSATTREAARGEAARRALQYLKIMAGSK
- the TARBP2 gene encoding RISC-loading complex subunit TARBP2 isoform X2, with the protein product MSEEEQGSGTTTGCGLPSIEQMLAANPGKTPISLLQEYGTRIGKTPVYDLLKAEGQAHQPNFTFRVTVGDTSCTGQGPSKKAAKHKAAEVALKHLKGGSMLEPALEDSSSFSPLDSSLPEDIPVFTAAAAATPVPSAVPTRSPPMEAQPPVSPQQSECNPVGALQELVVQKGWRLPEYTVTQESGPAHRKEFTMTCRVERFIEIGSGTSKKLAKRNAAAKMLLRVHTVPLDARDGTEAEPDDDHFSIGVGSRLDGLRNRGPGCTWDSLRNSVGEKILSLRSCSLGALGALGPACCSVLSELSEEQAFHVSYLDIEELSLSGLCQCLVELSTQPATVCHGSATTREAARGEAARRALQYLKIMAGSK